A genomic window from Streptomyces brevispora includes:
- a CDS encoding ABC transporter ATP-binding protein, giving the protein MTTIEIDHTSRWFGNVVAVNDVSMTVGPGVTGLLGPNGAGKSTLINMMAGFLAPSTGTVTLDGKAIWRNEAVYREIGIVPEREGMYDFLTGREFVVANAELHGLGDAEAAAALATVQMEYAQDRKISTYSKGMRQRVKMASALVHNPSVLLLDEPFNGMDPRQRMQLMDLLRRMGGEGRTVLFSSHILEEVEQLASHIEVIVAGRHAASGDFRKIRRLMTDRPHRYLVRSSDDRALAAALIADPSTAGIEVDLTEQALRIQAVDFGRFTTLLPKVAREQGIRLLTVSPSDESLESVFSYLVAA; this is encoded by the coding sequence GTGACCACCATCGAGATCGACCACACCTCCCGCTGGTTCGGCAATGTGGTCGCCGTCAACGACGTGAGCATGACCGTGGGACCGGGCGTCACCGGTCTGCTGGGCCCCAACGGTGCCGGCAAGTCCACGCTGATCAACATGATGGCCGGATTCCTCGCTCCGTCGACGGGCACGGTCACGCTCGACGGCAAGGCGATCTGGCGCAACGAGGCCGTGTACCGGGAGATCGGCATCGTGCCCGAGCGGGAGGGCATGTACGACTTCCTGACCGGCCGCGAGTTCGTGGTGGCCAACGCGGAACTGCACGGTCTCGGCGACGCCGAGGCGGCCGCAGCGCTGGCCACGGTCCAGATGGAGTACGCGCAGGACCGCAAGATCTCGACGTACAGCAAGGGCATGCGCCAGCGCGTGAAGATGGCGTCCGCCCTGGTCCACAACCCGTCCGTGCTGCTGCTCGACGAGCCGTTCAACGGAATGGACCCGCGTCAGCGGATGCAGCTGATGGATCTGCTGCGACGGATGGGAGGGGAGGGCCGCACGGTTCTCTTCTCCTCCCACATCCTCGAAGAGGTCGAGCAACTCGCCTCGCACATCGAGGTGATCGTGGCCGGACGGCACGCCGCGTCCGGTGACTTCCGGAAGATCCGCCGGCTGATGACGGACCGCCCCCACCGCTATCTCGTACGGTCCAGCGACGACCGCGCGCTCGCTGCCGCGCTCATCGCTGACCCGTCGACGGCCGGGATCGAAGTGGACCTGACCGAACAGGCCCTGCGCATCCAGGCGGTCGACTTCGGGCGTTTCACCACGCTCCTGCCGAAGGTGGCACGCGAGCAGGGCATCCGGCTGCTGACCGTTTCGCCGTCCGACGAATCCCTCGAATCGGTCTTTTCCTATCTCGTAGCGGCCTGA
- a CDS encoding ABC transporter permease, whose amino-acid sequence MYDPTVARLTYRALLGRRRAAILFILPALLVIIAVAVRMFAGADDQVASDVLGGFAIATMVPLIGVIAGTGAIGPEIDDGSIVYLLAKPVTRPAIIFTKLIVAIAVTMVFSAVPTLVAGLILNGNGQQIAVAYTIAALVASIAYSALFLLLGTVSRHAVVLGLVYALVWEALFGSLVPGARTLSVQQWSLALAEKVGGGGAITSDVGLPLATVLLILVTVAATWYAGQKLRTLKLAGEE is encoded by the coding sequence ATGTACGACCCCACAGTCGCCCGGCTCACCTACCGGGCCCTGCTCGGCCGGCGCCGGGCCGCCATCCTCTTCATCCTGCCCGCACTGCTGGTGATCATCGCAGTGGCGGTACGGATGTTCGCCGGGGCCGATGACCAGGTCGCCTCCGACGTGCTGGGCGGCTTCGCCATCGCCACCATGGTGCCGCTGATCGGCGTGATCGCCGGTACCGGAGCGATCGGGCCGGAGATCGACGACGGATCGATCGTCTACCTGCTGGCCAAGCCGGTGACCCGGCCGGCGATCATCTTCACCAAGCTGATCGTGGCGATCGCCGTGACGATGGTGTTCTCGGCGGTGCCGACCCTGGTCGCCGGCCTGATCCTCAACGGCAACGGCCAGCAGATCGCGGTGGCTTACACGATCGCCGCCCTGGTCGCCTCGATCGCCTACAGCGCGCTGTTCCTGCTCCTGGGCACGGTCAGCCGGCACGCGGTGGTCCTCGGACTCGTCTACGCGCTGGTCTGGGAGGCCCTCTTCGGCAGCCTGGTCCCCGGTGCGCGCACGCTCAGTGTCCAGCAGTGGTCCCTCGCGCTGGCCGAGAAGGTCGGCGGGGGCGGCGCCATCACCTCCGACGTCGGACTGCCGCTCGCGACGGTGCTGCTGATCCTGGTCACCGTGGCGGCGACCTGGTACGCGGGCCAGAAGCTGCGCACCCTGAAGCTCGCCGGCGAGGAGTGA
- a CDS encoding HAD family hydrolase: MTFPYKLVATDLDGTLLRDDDTVSGRTREALAAVTAAGAAHIIVTGRAVPWTRHILDDLGYEGLAVCGQGAQVYHAGERKLLTSLTLDRQLAGLALSKIEAEVGPLALAASRDGLEGEVLVGPDYRVQEGPLPAVFVQDTAEMWAAPLNKVYIQHPDLDDDALAKAARAAVGNLVDVVMAGPGVVEILPLGLSKATGLSLAARRLGVKAADTIAFGDMPNDIPMFAWSQHGVAMANAHEDLKAVAHEITASNEDDGIAVALEQLL, from the coding sequence GTGACCTTTCCCTACAAGCTCGTCGCGACCGATCTCGACGGCACGCTGCTGCGTGACGACGACACGGTCTCCGGGCGCACCCGCGAGGCACTGGCCGCGGTCACCGCGGCCGGTGCGGCGCACATCATCGTCACCGGCCGCGCCGTCCCGTGGACCCGGCACATCCTGGACGACCTGGGCTACGAGGGCCTGGCGGTCTGTGGCCAGGGTGCGCAGGTCTACCACGCGGGCGAGCGCAAACTGCTGACCTCGCTGACGCTGGACCGGCAGCTCGCCGGTCTCGCGCTCTCCAAGATCGAGGCAGAGGTCGGCCCGCTGGCGCTGGCGGCCAGCCGGGACGGGCTCGAAGGCGAGGTGCTGGTCGGCCCGGACTACCGCGTGCAGGAGGGTCCGCTGCCTGCCGTCTTCGTGCAGGACACGGCCGAGATGTGGGCTGCCCCCCTGAACAAGGTCTACATCCAGCACCCGGATCTGGACGACGACGCACTGGCGAAGGCCGCGCGAGCGGCGGTCGGCAATCTGGTCGACGTGGTCATGGCCGGCCCGGGGGTCGTGGAGATCCTGCCGCTGGGGCTCAGCAAGGCCACCGGCCTCTCGCTGGCCGCGCGTCGGCTGGGAGTGAAGGCGGCGGACACGATCGCCTTTGGTGACATGCCGAACGACATCCCGATGTTCGCCTGGTCGCAGCACGGCGTGGCGATGGCCAACGCGCACGAGGACCTGAAGGCCGTGGCCCACGAGATCACCGCGTCGAACGAGGACGACGGGATCGCGGTGGCGCTGGAGCAGTTGCTCTAG
- the serS gene encoding serine--tRNA ligase produces MIDLRLLREDPDRVRASQRARGEDVELVDALLSADERRRSSGVRFDELRSEQKSLGKLIPKASPEERAELLKKAEQLKVDVKAADAAQDEADEETKSLLLRLGNIVHEDVPVGGEEDFVVLETHGTIRDFGAEGFEPKDHLELGEALGAIDMERGAKVSGSRFYYLTGVGALLELALVNAAIAQATEAGFIPMLTPALVRPRAMEGTGFLGQAAENVYHLEKDDFYLVGTSEVPLAAYHMDEIIDAAKLPLRYAGFSPCFRREAGTYGKDTRGIFRVHQFDKVEMFSYVDPADAQAEHQRLLDWEKQWLTALGLPFQVIDVATGDLGASASRKFDCEAWIPTQGKYRELTSASNCDGFQARRLSVRMRDTRDGKKVLQPLSTLNGTLCAVPRTIVAILENHQLADGSVRVPEVLRPYLGGREVLEPVAK; encoded by the coding sequence GTGATTGACCTTCGCCTGCTTCGTGAGGACCCCGACCGTGTTCGCGCCTCCCAGCGCGCCCGTGGAGAGGACGTCGAACTCGTCGACGCCCTTCTCTCCGCCGACGAGCGGCGCAGGTCGTCCGGGGTTCGGTTCGACGAACTCCGTTCCGAGCAGAAATCGCTCGGCAAGCTCATCCCCAAGGCCTCTCCGGAGGAGCGCGCCGAGCTCCTGAAGAAGGCCGAGCAGCTCAAGGTCGACGTCAAGGCGGCCGACGCCGCACAGGACGAGGCCGACGAGGAGACCAAGAGCCTGCTGCTGCGGCTCGGCAACATCGTCCACGAGGACGTGCCGGTCGGTGGCGAGGAGGACTTCGTCGTCCTGGAGACGCACGGCACCATCCGCGACTTCGGTGCCGAGGGCTTCGAGCCCAAGGACCACCTGGAGCTCGGCGAGGCGCTCGGCGCGATCGACATGGAGCGCGGCGCCAAGGTGTCCGGCTCGCGCTTCTACTACCTGACGGGCGTCGGCGCGCTGCTGGAGCTCGCCCTCGTCAACGCGGCGATCGCCCAGGCCACCGAGGCCGGCTTCATCCCGATGCTCACCCCGGCGCTGGTCCGCCCGCGCGCCATGGAGGGCACCGGCTTCCTCGGCCAGGCCGCGGAGAACGTGTACCACCTGGAGAAGGACGACTTCTACCTGGTCGGCACCTCCGAGGTACCGCTCGCGGCGTACCACATGGACGAGATCATCGACGCGGCCAAGCTGCCGCTGCGCTACGCCGGCTTCTCGCCGTGCTTCCGCCGCGAGGCCGGTACGTACGGCAAGGACACCCGCGGCATCTTCCGGGTCCACCAGTTCGACAAGGTCGAGATGTTCTCGTACGTCGACCCGGCGGACGCCCAGGCCGAGCACCAGCGTCTGCTGGACTGGGAGAAGCAGTGGCTCACCGCTCTCGGGCTGCCCTTCCAGGTGATCGATGTCGCCACCGGCGACCTGGGGGCCTCGGCCTCCAGGAAGTTCGACTGCGAGGCGTGGATCCCGACCCAGGGCAAGTACCGCGAGCTGACCTCCGCGTCCAACTGCGACGGTTTCCAGGCACGCCGGCTGTCCGTCCGGATGCGTGACACCCGCGACGGCAAGAAGGTGCTCCAGCCGCTGTCCACGCTGAACGGCACGCTCTGCGCCGTCCCGCGCACCATCGTGGCGATCCTGGAGAACCACCAGCTGGCCGACGGTTCGGTACGGGTGCCCGAGGTGCTCCGTCCGTACCTGGGCGGGCGTGAGGTTCTGGAACCGGTCGCCAAGTGA
- the pheA gene encoding prephenate dehydratase yields the protein MSATRYAYLGPEGTFTEVALRTLPEAATRELVPMVSVPAALDAVRNGTAAAALVPIENSVEGGITTTLDQLTSGEPLMIYREVLLSITFALLVRPGTKLSDVKTVTAHPAAQPQVRNWMAAHLPQAVWESAASNADGARLVQEGRYDAAFAGEFAAATYGLEPLVTEIHDAENAQTRFVLVGRPARPSAPTGADKTSVVIWLGDDHPGALLELLQEFAVRGVNLMLIQSRPTGAGIGNYCFAVDAEGHISDRRVGEALMGLKRICPNVRFLGSYPRAGVTPADVGPLRAGTSDSEFTVASDWLARNQDGRP from the coding sequence ATGTCCGCCACGCGCTACGCCTATCTCGGCCCCGAGGGCACCTTCACCGAGGTCGCCCTCCGTACGCTCCCGGAAGCCGCGACCCGCGAGCTCGTCCCGATGGTGTCCGTACCCGCGGCCCTGGACGCGGTGCGCAACGGCACGGCCGCCGCGGCACTCGTACCGATCGAGAACTCCGTCGAGGGCGGCATCACCACCACGCTCGACCAGCTGACCAGCGGTGAACCGTTGATGATCTACCGCGAGGTGCTGCTCTCCATCACCTTCGCGCTGCTCGTGCGCCCCGGCACCAAGCTGTCCGACGTCAAGACGGTCACCGCGCACCCGGCCGCACAGCCGCAGGTGCGCAACTGGATGGCAGCCCATCTCCCCCAGGCCGTATGGGAGTCGGCGGCGTCCAACGCGGACGGTGCGCGGCTCGTGCAGGAGGGGCGGTACGACGCCGCCTTCGCCGGTGAGTTCGCCGCGGCGACCTACGGGCTCGAACCACTGGTGACCGAGATCCACGATGCGGAGAACGCCCAGACCCGTTTCGTGCTGGTGGGACGCCCGGCCCGGCCGTCGGCGCCGACCGGTGCGGACAAGACGTCGGTGGTCATCTGGCTGGGCGACGACCATCCCGGTGCGCTGCTCGAACTGCTCCAGGAGTTCGCGGTGCGCGGGGTGAACCTGATGCTGATCCAGTCCCGGCCGACGGGCGCGGGCATCGGGAACTACTGCTTCGCGGTGGACGCCGAAGGCCACATCTCCGACCGGCGGGTGGGTGAGGCGCTGATGGGGCTGAAGCGGATCTGCCCGAACGTCCGCTTCCTCGGCTCCTATCCGCGGGCCGGCGTGACGCCTGCGGACGTTGGCCCCTTGCGTGCGGGTACGTCGGACTCGGAGTTCACGGTGGCCTCCGACTGGCTGGCCCGGAACCAGGACGGGCGGCCCTGA
- the efeB gene encoding iron uptake transporter deferrochelatase/peroxidase subunit, whose amino-acid sequence MSGNSTHTETKKTGDEAGTGPGTTGALSRRRLLGTAGAAGATGLMIGAAGGATGYAATRDDAPTALASIGSSEVMFHGKHQPGITTPLQASGHLIAFDLAPGAGRKEAAALMRRWSAAAQRLMAGEPTAGGAADGTGHDTGIALDAGPSSLTVTFGFGATFFERTGLAGRRPPGLDPLPPFSADHLDTARSNGDLWVQIGADDALVAFHALRAVQKEAASTATVRWQMNGFNRTPGATAKPMTARNLMGQIDGTGNPKPADNDFDRRVFVPSGADDAKYEWLAGGSYAVVRRIRMLLDDWEKLPVERQERVIGRRKADGAPLSGGTETTEMDLDKAGPDGRLLIPDNAHARISSPERNSGAAMLRRPFSYHDGIAADGTPDAGLLFICWQADPLRGFVPVQRKLDRGDALSPFLRHEASGLFAVPGGAASGEYVGQRLLES is encoded by the coding sequence GTGAGCGGAAACAGCACACACACCGAGACCAAGAAGACCGGCGACGAGGCCGGGACCGGGCCCGGGACCACCGGCGCCCTCTCCCGGCGGCGGCTGCTCGGCACCGCGGGCGCGGCCGGGGCCACCGGCCTGATGATCGGGGCGGCCGGCGGTGCGACCGGCTACGCCGCGACGCGGGACGACGCGCCGACCGCGCTGGCCTCCATCGGCTCATCCGAGGTGATGTTTCACGGGAAACATCAACCGGGGATCACCACCCCGCTTCAGGCGAGCGGCCATCTCATCGCCTTCGACCTGGCCCCCGGCGCCGGGCGGAAGGAGGCGGCCGCCCTGATGCGCCGCTGGTCCGCCGCCGCGCAGCGGCTGATGGCCGGCGAACCCACCGCGGGTGGCGCGGCGGACGGCACAGGGCACGACACCGGCATCGCACTGGACGCCGGACCGTCCTCGCTGACCGTCACCTTCGGCTTCGGCGCCACATTCTTCGAACGCACGGGCCTGGCCGGGCGCCGGCCACCGGGACTCGACCCGCTGCCGCCGTTCTCCGCCGACCACCTCGACACCGCCCGCTCCAACGGCGACCTCTGGGTGCAGATCGGCGCCGACGACGCACTCGTCGCCTTCCACGCGCTGCGAGCCGTACAGAAGGAGGCCGCTTCGACGGCCACCGTGCGCTGGCAGATGAACGGCTTCAACCGCACGCCCGGCGCCACCGCCAAGCCGATGACCGCCCGCAATCTGATGGGCCAGATCGACGGCACCGGCAATCCGAAACCGGCCGACAACGACTTCGACCGGCGCGTCTTCGTCCCGTCCGGCGCCGACGACGCGAAGTACGAATGGCTGGCCGGCGGCTCGTACGCGGTCGTCCGGCGGATCAGGATGCTGCTCGACGACTGGGAGAAGCTCCCGGTGGAACGTCAGGAACGGGTCATCGGCCGGCGCAAGGCGGACGGCGCACCCCTGAGCGGCGGCACCGAGACCACCGAAATGGACCTCGACAAGGCGGGCCCCGACGGCAGACTCCTGATCCCCGACAACGCCCACGCCCGGATCTCGTCCCCCGAGCGCAACAGCGGAGCGGCCATGCTCCGCCGCCCGTTCTCGTACCACGACGGCATCGCCGCGGACGGCACCCCGGACGCCGGGCTGCTGTTCATCTGCTGGCAGGCGGATCCGCTGCGGGGCTTCGTACCGGTGCAGCGCAAACTCGACCGGGGAGACGCCCTGTCGCCCTTCCTCCGCCACGAGGCGAGCGGCCTCTTCGCGGTGCCCGGCGGTGCGGCGAGCGGGGAGTACGTGGGCCAGCGGTTGTTGGAGTCCTGA
- a CDS encoding copper resistance CopC/CopD family protein: MTATAPHFGPPPSVPAIRRPLAAAGLLAALIGMVFGLLLAVAGPASAHAALTGSDPQDGAVVDTAPKQVTLTFSEQVAMGEGSIRVLDPDGKRADTEAAPLDLHSGSTVQYGVALHAGLPDGTYTVAWQAVSADSHPVSGAFTFSIGAPSKTTVALPDNEAGGGLVGTLYGIARYAAYAGFIVLVGGAAFVLACWQRGAGARPLQRLVVRGWTTLTAATLAMLLLRNPYTGSGKLADAFDLDGLTAVLDTKPGAALVSRLLLLGASALFIAVLFGTYAKREDEREKKDLTFGLAIGGAVIAAGIAGTWALAEHASTGIQPGVAMPVDVLHLLAVATWLGGLAALLVALYRTPDVTADAVRRFSRIAFGSVLVVAATGIYQSWRQLGSWSALTDTGYGQLLLVKVGLVAVLVGVASISRRWTARLAAGGGAAAAPVAAVEAEAETAVEAEVEAEVMAEARAGAATEAATETKADSDSVSQDSVSQDPVSQHPVSQDPVSQDPARAVQLARQKAAVATAEKKRVRDADPDRSGLRRSVLAEVGVAVALLAVTTILTSTEPGRTEEEAARASNAAAAPASSGPVNLTLPFGTGGKNGRGTVRMDIAPGRTGANELHIWIADISGKAMDVPEVKLALTLKSKDIGPLPVVPVRLTEGHWIAGGVQIPMAGNWNVSATVRTSDIDQTTVDKNVKIG; encoded by the coding sequence ATGACAGCCACCGCCCCGCACTTCGGGCCGCCCCCGTCCGTACCCGCCATACGCCGGCCGCTCGCCGCGGCCGGACTCCTCGCCGCTCTGATCGGCATGGTGTTCGGCCTGCTGCTGGCCGTAGCGGGTCCCGCGTCGGCTCACGCCGCACTCACCGGGAGCGACCCGCAGGACGGGGCGGTGGTCGACACCGCACCCAAACAGGTCACGCTGACCTTCTCCGAGCAGGTGGCCATGGGCGAGGGATCCATCCGGGTCCTGGACCCCGACGGCAAGCGCGCCGACACCGAGGCCGCCCCGCTCGACCTGCACAGCGGCTCCACCGTGCAATACGGCGTCGCCCTGCACGCCGGCCTGCCCGACGGCACGTACACCGTCGCCTGGCAGGCCGTCTCCGCCGACAGCCATCCGGTCTCCGGAGCCTTCACCTTCTCCATCGGCGCCCCCTCGAAGACCACCGTCGCCCTCCCGGACAACGAGGCCGGGGGCGGCCTCGTCGGCACGCTCTACGGCATCGCGCGCTACGCCGCGTACGCCGGCTTCATCGTGCTCGTGGGCGGCGCGGCCTTCGTGCTCGCCTGCTGGCAGCGCGGGGCGGGCGCGCGCCCGCTGCAACGCCTCGTGGTGCGCGGCTGGACGACCCTCACCGCGGCCACTCTCGCCATGCTGCTGCTGCGCAACCCCTACACCGGCTCCGGGAAGCTCGCGGACGCCTTCGACCTCGACGGGCTGACGGCGGTCCTCGACACCAAGCCCGGCGCCGCACTCGTCTCGCGGCTGCTGTTGCTCGGAGCCAGTGCGCTGTTCATCGCCGTGCTGTTCGGGACGTACGCGAAGCGCGAGGACGAACGCGAGAAGAAGGACCTCACCTTCGGCCTCGCCATCGGCGGGGCGGTCATCGCCGCCGGGATCGCCGGGACCTGGGCGCTCGCCGAGCACGCGTCGACCGGCATCCAGCCGGGGGTCGCCATGCCGGTCGACGTGCTCCATCTCCTGGCCGTAGCCACCTGGCTGGGCGGGCTCGCGGCCCTGCTGGTCGCGCTGTACCGCACGCCCGACGTCACCGCCGACGCGGTACGGCGCTTCTCCCGGATCGCGTTCGGCAGTGTCCTCGTGGTCGCCGCCACCGGGATCTACCAGTCCTGGCGTCAGCTGGGCTCCTGGTCCGCGCTGACCGACACCGGGTACGGGCAGCTGCTGCTCGTGAAGGTGGGGCTCGTCGCGGTCCTCGTCGGGGTCGCGTCGATCTCACGCCGGTGGACGGCACGGCTGGCGGCCGGCGGTGGCGCGGCTGCGGCGCCGGTGGCCGCAGTCGAGGCCGAAGCCGAGACCGCAGTCGAGGCCGAAGTCGAGGCCGAAGTCATGGCCGAGGCCAGGGCCGGGGCCGCTACCGAAGCCGCTACCGAGACCAAGGCCGATTCGGACTCGGTGTCGCAGGACTCGGTGTCACAGGACCCCGTGTCGCAGCACCCGGTGTCGCAGGACCCGGTGTCGCAGGACCCCGCGCGAGCCGTCCAGCTCGCCCGCCAGAAGGCCGCCGTGGCAACCGCTGAGAAGAAGCGGGTGCGTGATGCCGACCCCGACCGCTCCGGCCTCCGCCGCTCGGTGCTGGCCGAAGTCGGCGTCGCGGTGGCCCTGCTGGCGGTGACCACCATCCTGACCTCGACCGAGCCCGGCCGTACCGAGGAGGAGGCGGCCCGCGCGTCGAACGCGGCCGCCGCCCCTGCGTCGAGCGGTCCCGTCAACCTCACGCTGCCCTTCGGCACCGGCGGCAAGAACGGCAGGGGCACGGTCCGAATGGACATCGCCCCGGGCCGTACCGGGGCCAATGAGCTCCACATCTGGATCGCTGACATCAGCGGGAAGGCCATGGACGTCCCCGAGGTGAAGCTCGCCCTCACCCTGAAGTCCAAGGACATCGGCCCCCTTCCGGTGGTCCCGGTCCGGCTGACCGAGGGGCACTGGATAGCCGGCGGTGTCCAGATCCCGATGGCGGGCAACTGGAACGTCTCGGCGACCGTGCGGACATCGGACATCGACCAGACGACGGTCGACAAGAACGTGAAGATCGGCTGA
- a CDS encoding copper chaperone PCu(A)C produces MNRRTTLAGVLALSTGLTLAGCSSSGSEPELKVIGAFMPQPVNDMAAAFLVVQNSGGSSDRLTSVTSPLSDDVTIHETKNQAMRMVTSFAVPAGGELDLERGGNHIMFMKLKQQPKQGEKVSMELHFEKAGPIKVDLPVKETTHNPKKQ; encoded by the coding sequence TTGAACCGCCGCACCACCCTCGCCGGCGTCCTGGCCCTCTCCACGGGTCTGACGCTGGCGGGGTGCTCCTCCTCGGGCAGCGAGCCGGAGCTGAAGGTCATCGGCGCGTTCATGCCGCAGCCCGTCAACGACATGGCGGCCGCCTTCCTCGTCGTGCAGAACAGCGGCGGCAGCTCCGACCGGCTCACCTCTGTCACCAGCCCGCTCTCGGACGACGTCACGATCCACGAGACGAAGAACCAGGCGATGCGCATGGTGACGTCCTTCGCCGTACCCGCGGGCGGTGAGCTGGACCTGGAACGCGGCGGAAACCACATCATGTTCATGAAGCTCAAGCAGCAGCCCAAGCAGGGCGAGAAGGTGTCCATGGAGCTGCACTTCGAGAAGGCCGGCCCGATCAAGGTCGACCTTCCCGTGAAGGAGACCACCCACAACCCGAAGAAGCAGTGA
- a CDS encoding SCO family protein has product MVKKSVLAAALVAAAALTLSACGGSDNDSKKPIADVSMEAKTKAATVLDQPFTKPNLVLTDTHGKKYDLREKTKGRPTLIYFGYTNCPDVCPLIMSNIAIAKKSLPEADRDKLQVVFVTTDPERDTPSSLGSWLKSQDPSFTGLTGDFPTIQAGARQIGIGIDAPKKEKDGTIVSMHGSQVIAFSPKTDQGYVLYSEDTTPDDYTKDLPKLIKGEKP; this is encoded by the coding sequence ATGGTTAAGAAGTCTGTGCTGGCCGCGGCGCTCGTCGCCGCGGCCGCGCTCACCCTGTCCGCCTGCGGCGGCAGTGACAACGACAGCAAGAAGCCCATCGCCGACGTGTCGATGGAGGCGAAGACCAAGGCCGCGACGGTGCTCGACCAGCCGTTCACCAAGCCGAATCTCGTCCTCACCGACACCCATGGCAAGAAGTACGACCTGCGTGAGAAGACCAAGGGCAGGCCGACGCTCATCTACTTCGGCTACACCAACTGCCCCGACGTCTGCCCGCTCATCATGAGCAACATCGCGATCGCCAAGAAGTCCCTCCCCGAGGCCGACCGGGACAAGCTCCAGGTCGTCTTCGTCACCACCGACCCGGAGCGGGACACTCCGTCCTCACTGGGCAGCTGGCTCAAGTCCCAGGACCCGTCCTTCACCGGTCTCACCGGCGACTTCCCGACCATCCAGGCGGGCGCCCGGCAGATCGGCATCGGTATCGACGCACCGAAGAAGGAGAAGGACGGCACGATCGTCTCGATGCACGGCTCGCAGGTCATCGCGTTCTCCCCGAAGACCGACCAGGGATACGTGCTGTACAGCGAGGACACCACGCCCGACGACTACACCAAGGACCTCCCCAAGCTCATCAAGGGGGAGAAGCCTTGA
- a CDS encoding YcnI family protein, whose protein sequence is MNVSRIALVGGVAASTVLILAGTASAHVSVQPQGEAAKGGYAVINFKVPNERDDAATTKLEVNFPTDHPLASVQPEAIPGWKIDVTTSKLAKPLDMHGKKIDKAVSKVTWTADGGKIEPGRFQQFPLSVGQLPEDADQLVFKAIQTYDNKEVVRWIEEQKDGAEEPESPAPVLKLTAATDGAHGAAAASGDTSDSADHAKDEKTTASASSSGSSSDTTARVLGIVGIVIGVAGVAFGVLAGRRRTA, encoded by the coding sequence ATGAACGTCTCTCGCATCGCCCTCGTCGGCGGCGTCGCCGCGTCCACCGTGCTGATCCTGGCCGGTACGGCTTCCGCCCACGTCAGCGTCCAGCCGCAGGGCGAGGCCGCCAAGGGCGGTTACGCCGTCATCAACTTCAAGGTCCCCAACGAGCGTGACGACGCCGCGACGACCAAGCTCGAGGTCAACTTCCCGACCGACCACCCGCTGGCCTCCGTCCAGCCCGAGGCAATCCCCGGCTGGAAGATCGACGTCACCACGAGCAAGCTGGCCAAGCCGCTCGACATGCACGGCAAGAAGATCGACAAGGCCGTCTCCAAGGTCACCTGGACCGCGGACGGCGGCAAGATCGAGCCCGGCCGCTTCCAGCAGTTCCCGCTCTCCGTCGGCCAGCTCCCCGAGGACGCCGACCAGCTCGTGTTCAAGGCCATCCAGACGTACGACAACAAGGAAGTCGTCCGCTGGATCGAGGAGCAGAAGGACGGGGCCGAGGAGCCCGAGAGTCCCGCTCCGGTCCTCAAGCTGACGGCCGCCACCGACGGCGCGCACGGCGCGGCGGCCGCCTCCGGCGACACGAGCGATTCCGCAGACCACGCGAAGGACGAGAAGACGACGGCTTCGGCGTCCTCGTCCGGCTCCTCCAGCGACACCACGGCCCGCGTCCTCGGCATCGTCGGCATCGTCATCGGCGTCGCGGGTGTCGCCTTCGGCGTCCTGGCCGGCCGTCGGCGTACCGCCTGA
- a CDS encoding ATP-binding protein codes for MSMWWSLHLRREAASVPLARRFLLGTMESAGVDPDISYDLSVALSEACANAVEHGGAHRVPDDVGEIWDAWGEPSGTACGQYQVTAYLNGERCRIEVADSGPGFPARRTLRDAAHQQHQAQQYDPHQQDPYRHEPWQFQPQPAGQQTGHPPLAAESGRGLCLIEQLADHVHFGNRPGRGGAVVSFDKVLKWREGALLMVS; via the coding sequence ATGAGCATGTGGTGGTCACTCCATCTGCGGCGCGAAGCTGCGAGCGTTCCGCTCGCCCGTCGGTTCCTGCTCGGCACGATGGAATCCGCGGGCGTGGACCCGGACATCTCCTACGACCTGTCGGTCGCGCTCAGCGAGGCGTGTGCGAACGCCGTCGAGCACGGCGGGGCGCATCGTGTTCCGGATGATGTCGGGGAGATCTGGGACGCGTGGGGAGAGCCGTCGGGTACGGCCTGCGGGCAGTACCAGGTCACCGCATATCTCAATGGCGAGAGATGCCGTATCGAAGTCGCCGACTCGGGCCCCGGCTTTCCCGCCAGACGCACGCTTCGCGATGCCGCACACCAACAACACCAAGCGCAGCAGTACGACCCGCACCAGCAGGATCCATATCGTCATGAACCGTGGCAGTTCCAGCCACAGCCGGCCGGGCAGCAGACCGGACATCCGCCGCTCGCCGCCGAGAGCGGGCGGGGCCTGTGCCTGATCGAGCAGCTCGCCGACCACGTCCACTTCGGCAACCGGCCGGGGCGCGGTGGCGCGGTGGTGAGCTTCGACAAGGTCCTGAAATGGCGGGAGGGCGCCCTGCTCATGGTGTCCTGA